TTACACCCGCCGCGCTAATTAAACAACACATCGCCGTGTGGCGATCTAATGCTAATGAGCTATTGCTCGGTCCCAGTGGATTAACTTCTGGTCGTTAATCTCCATCCTCTCTTTTGCCCGGGACCTCTTCTGCCGCCGCTAatccctcttctcctctcctaaTTAATCCCGCTACTGCAGCACAAGATTAATATCCAATAGTTACGGTGACATCGTGCATGCATGACTGGAAATTAAGAAGAGATCAGTTAGGCTAAGCTGAGCACACAGACCTAATTAAAGCTTGGCGAACTCGCCTTCCCTGCACACGCCGACCTCGATGGTCATCGTCCGGTTTTTCCCTGCCTTCGTCGGCGACGACACCACCTGGCAGCAATTCCTCCTCGGCGACTACACAAATTTCACCCGCAACACGTCACTATTTACATTGCTtacaaagtgaaaaaaaagaaactttatGTCATTTTTTCTCCGAACGGTGAGACCGTTACCGAcgttttatatataaaagaatgTGTTTCATTTCAAGAAGAAAACATAACGAGACCAAACCAAAAGTTTTACTTTGTGTCACTGCGTGATGAAAAAGAGAGACGTGTAGAGAATTACCCTTTTCCAGAGGTCGGGGTCGGGTTTCTTGAGGACGACGATGTGGtcgacgagggcggcggggtCGGGGATGCGCCACCGGCAGTCGGGCTGCTTGCCGCGGTGGCGGTCGTACTCCGTGACGGTGACGTTGCGGCGGCGGTCCATCCGGGAGTCGCGCATGTAGTAGACGCGAGGCTTCTGGCACGGCTGCCTCGCCACGGGCCGCGTGTTGAACGAGTAGGCCGTGTAGTCGGCGCGCTTGTACCAGTTGAGGAAGGAGCGCATCGGCGTCTCCATCTCCCGCGGCGACAGCACGCCGCGCACCACCATCACGGCGAACCCCCACGACACCGACACCGTCCAGTGGTGCTCCCGGTCGTAGCACACCGActgctgcgccaccgccgccgagtcCAGCCGCACCGGCCCGTCGAACAGCTTGCGCAGCGCGCCGGCGCGCGACGGGGTCGTCGGGAACACCGGCTCGAGGAAGTCGAGGTGGTGGAGCGTCACCAGCGGCGCCACCGGGTGGGCGCCGAGGAGGCCGAGCACGTCGCCCCACAGGTCGCACTGGTGGAACCCCGGGTGGCGCGTGAGCGGCACGCCGAGCTCCGACATGCACGCGTGGATGCGGTCGTCGCTGCCGTACAGCGCCGGGTAGCGGTGGAGGCACCCGTCCTGCATCTTGGCGAGCTCCTCGGCGAGCGCGCGGCTGATGGCGAAGCCCCCGCCGCCGAACGCCATGCCGTAGGAGAAGATGAGGTTCTGGATGTGGCTCTCCGACGGCGACCCGATGTAGTACGGCTGCCGGTGGTCGTACTGCGAGAGCACGTGCACCAGGTTCTCCGGGAGGAACACCGTGTCGTCGTCGCCCATGACGAACCACCGGACGCCGGGGAGGCCGAGCCGGAACGTCTCGGAGACGATGCGGGAGATCCGCAGCGCCGACCGGCTCCCGGCACCGTGGGTGTAGGGGAACTTGGACGTGTCGGAGCTGACCATGATCGGCGGGAGCCCCGTGCGGGAGCTCTTGGAGTAGAACTCCTCCACCGGCCTGTCCATCCACACGAACCCGCGCATCCGCCCCGGCCGCCACCACAGCTTGATGTACTCCTTC
The sequence above is drawn from the Oryza glaberrima chromosome 10, OglaRS2, whole genome shotgun sequence genome and encodes:
- the LOC127752415 gene encoding uncharacterized protein LOC127752415 — translated: MVGGGGGAGEKPPASNGVHGSGKARFTLLYGLLLYVVMPVLFLYMLVAAASPFYNPRCSPESNAAMARFVVAMPNASSVNGSSPSSSSPPPTPVRPMRSADEAPTGLRHIAFGIGASSALWKSRKEYIKLWWRPGRMRGFVWMDRPVEEFYSKSSRTGLPPIMVSSDTSKFPYTHGAGSRSALRISRIVSETFRLGLPGVRWFVMGDDDTVFLPENLVHVLSQYDHRQPYYIGSPSESHIQNLIFSYGMAFGGGGFAISRALAEELAKMQDGCLHRYPALYGSDDRIHACMSELGVPLTRHPGFHQCDLWGDVLGLLGAHPVAPLVTLHHLDFLEPVFPTTPSRAGALRKLFDGPVRLDSAAVAQQSVCYDREHHWTVSVSWGFAVMVVRGVLSPREMETPMRSFLNWYKRADYTAYSFNTRPVARQPCQKPRVYYMRDSRMDRRRNVTVTEYDRHRGKQPDCRWRIPDPAALVDHIVVLKKPDPDLWKRSPRRNCCQVVSSPTKAGKNRTMTIEVGVCREGEFAKL